From the genome of bacterium, one region includes:
- a CDS encoding phosphotransferase — protein sequence MKINCRVTVYHTARCSMLDPRCSMLDARCWMLDAGCSMLDAGYSMLDALC from the coding sequence ATGAAAATAAATTGTAGGGTAACCGTTTATCACACTGCTCGATGCTCGATGCTGGATCCTCGATGCTCGATGCTGGATGCTCGATGCTGGATGCTCGATGCTGGATGCTCGATGCTCGATGCTGGATACTCGATGCTGGATGCTCTATGCTGA
- a CDS encoding helix-turn-helix domain-containing protein has protein sequence MSKKLNPIMTVREVAKYLRVHEMSIYRMCKKRAIPSYKVGNSWRFNREKIDEWLFSQYENKL, from the coding sequence ATGAGCAAGAAACTGAATCCTATTATGACTGTCAGGGAAGTAGCGAAATATCTTAGGGTTCATGAGATGAGTATCTATCGAATGTGTAAGAAGAGAGCCATCCCTTCTTATAAGGTAGGTAACTCTTGGCGGTTCAACAGGGAGAAGATTGATGAATGGCTCTTCTCACAATATGAAAATAAATTGTAG